One genomic window of Archangium lipolyticum includes the following:
- a CDS encoding molybdopterin-dependent oxidoreductase, with translation MTTEQTACILCSRNCGLRVEVEGSRITSIRGDDSHPVSKGYLCQKAARLQHYQENADLLEHPLRREPDGTFVRVSWDEALADIARRLIAIRERHGGQAFAFYGGGGQGNHLGGAYGRQITKAMGSRFTYSALAQEKTGDFWVNGRLFGDQRCHLTEDVEHADFVLFIGTNPFQAHGIPNARDTLRELKKDPARQMVVIDPRKTETARLADVHLQLRPGTDAFLMAALLAIIVREGLHDRAFLSRRCSGFAALEAELRAIPVEDFVRRADVPLADVERVARGFAQAHTACVRVDLGLQQSLHSTLNSYLEKLLFLVTGNFGKRGGNNFHSLFLPLLGHTDEREARHPRTAHHKMYPIAGLYPPNILPAEIEHEGEDRIRAMFVDSANPALTGANTAAYERALSKLELLVVVDVAMTETARLAHYVLPAATQFEKWECTGFNLEFPDNAFHLRHPVFPPRAEALPEPELYTRLLEAMGELPASFPLLERIATREPAATKHLVFLAAMSAMLARKPRLRHFAASIIYRTLGRALRTPRANASRVPPAAAAPLLALALQMANREPAAVRRAGHRGNRLTLGVSLFHAILDRPEGTLVTRHELEDTWSFIRHRDGRIHLDIPEMLEALRALRDEPSSNHPLVLLAGERRGYNANQIYRDPAWRKTDPDGAMRMHPDDARALGLRQGARALCTSAAGEIPVTIELDEMLRPGMVTLPHGYGMRYRGGEPNGPQLNRLTASEHCDPLARTPYHKHVPVSVRAIQDAPEPS, from the coding sequence ATGACCACCGAGCAGACCGCCTGCATCCTGTGCTCCCGCAACTGCGGGCTTCGCGTCGAAGTCGAGGGCTCCCGCATCACGAGCATTCGCGGCGACGACTCTCACCCGGTCTCCAAGGGCTACCTCTGCCAGAAGGCCGCGCGGCTGCAGCACTATCAGGAGAACGCGGATCTCCTCGAGCATCCGCTGCGGCGCGAGCCCGACGGCACCTTCGTACGCGTGAGCTGGGACGAGGCGCTGGCGGACATCGCCAGGCGCCTCATCGCCATCCGCGAACGGCACGGTGGGCAGGCATTCGCGTTCTACGGCGGCGGCGGTCAGGGCAACCACCTGGGAGGCGCCTACGGCCGGCAGATCACGAAGGCGATGGGAAGCCGCTTCACCTACAGCGCCCTCGCGCAAGAGAAGACCGGCGACTTCTGGGTCAATGGACGGCTCTTCGGAGACCAGCGATGCCACCTCACCGAGGACGTGGAGCACGCGGACTTCGTGCTGTTCATTGGCACCAACCCGTTCCAGGCGCACGGCATCCCCAACGCACGCGATACCCTGCGCGAGCTGAAGAAGGACCCCGCGCGCCAGATGGTGGTGATCGACCCGCGCAAGACGGAGACCGCTCGCCTGGCCGACGTCCACCTGCAGCTTCGTCCCGGCACCGACGCGTTCCTGATGGCGGCCCTTCTCGCCATCATCGTGCGCGAGGGCCTGCATGACCGCGCGTTCCTCTCGCGGCGCTGCTCCGGCTTCGCCGCGCTGGAGGCGGAGCTGCGCGCGATTCCGGTCGAGGACTTCGTACGCCGGGCCGACGTGCCGCTCGCCGACGTCGAACGCGTTGCCCGGGGTTTCGCCCAGGCCCACACGGCCTGCGTGCGCGTCGACCTCGGCCTGCAACAGAGCCTCCACAGCACGCTCAATTCCTATCTCGAGAAGCTGCTGTTCCTCGTCACCGGCAACTTCGGCAAACGAGGCGGGAACAACTTCCACTCGCTCTTCCTCCCGCTGCTCGGCCACACCGACGAGCGAGAGGCCCGGCACCCCCGCACGGCCCATCACAAGATGTACCCCATCGCCGGCCTCTACCCGCCGAACATCCTGCCGGCTGAGATCGAACATGAGGGAGAGGACCGCATCCGCGCGATGTTCGTCGACAGCGCCAACCCGGCCCTCACGGGCGCGAACACCGCCGCCTATGAGCGAGCACTCTCCAAGCTCGAGCTGCTGGTCGTCGTGGACGTGGCCATGACGGAAACCGCCCGGCTCGCCCACTATGTCCTGCCCGCAGCGACACAGTTCGAGAAGTGGGAGTGCACCGGCTTCAACCTCGAGTTCCCGGACAACGCATTCCACCTGCGCCACCCGGTGTTCCCGCCGCGCGCGGAGGCTCTGCCGGAGCCGGAGCTCTATACGCGCCTGCTCGAGGCGATGGGCGAGCTCCCGGCGTCATTCCCGCTGCTGGAGCGCATCGCCACTCGCGAGCCCGCGGCCACGAAGCACCTCGTCTTCCTCGCGGCGATGAGCGCCATGCTGGCGAGGAAGCCCAGGCTTCGGCACTTCGCCGCCTCCATCATCTACCGTACCCTGGGAAGGGCGCTCCGGACTCCGCGCGCGAACGCCTCGCGCGTTCCGCCCGCCGCGGCGGCGCCCCTCCTGGCGCTGGCCCTCCAGATGGCGAACCGGGAGCCCGCCGCCGTGCGTCGCGCCGGGCACCGGGGCAACCGGCTCACGTTGGGCGTGTCGTTGTTCCACGCCATTCTGGATCGCCCCGAGGGCACCCTCGTCACCCGGCATGAGCTCGAGGACACGTGGTCGTTCATCCGGCACCGCGATGGGCGCATCCATCTCGACATCCCCGAGATGCTCGAGGCGCTTCGCGCGCTTCGCGACGAACCCTCGTCGAACCACCCCCTGGTGCTGCTCGCCGGTGAGCGCCGGGGATACAACGCGAACCAGATCTACCGTGACCCGGCGTGGCGGAAGACCGACCCCGACGGTGCCATGCGGATGCACCCCGACGACGCTCGCGCGCTCGGGTTGCGGCAAGGTGCGCGCGCCCTCTGCACATCGGCGGCGGGTGAGATTCCCGTCACCATCGAGCTCGACGAGATGCTCCGCCCGGGCATGGTCACTCTTCCCCACGGATACGGCATGCGCTATCGCGGGGGCGAGCCGAACGGCCCGCAGCTCAATCGCCTCACGGCGAGCGAGCATTGCGATCCGCTCGCGCGCACGCCGTACCACAAGCACGTCCCGGTGAGCGTGCGCGCCATCCAAGATGCCCCCGAGCCGTCGTAG
- a CDS encoding LysR family transcriptional regulator yields MDIRRADLPLLISLDVLLEELNVTRAARRLNVSQPALSAQLGRLRELFKDPLLVPSEAGRGMAPTPRALELQPALHQALLDLQSAVVNRVEFNPREAQHHFTIALNDNFFTIIGLAVAREILELAGPGIRLSFVAPNEENLTYRMERGEIDLYIGISTKIPEALKSRLLLTDEFCFAQRKEHPRGREAPTLEDYCQLNHVMVSQGGRLHSAIDDVLARHGKVRRVAVTVPNYNQVALVLADTDCVATLPRRLLQRYASGLELLPLPFPMPPFDLAMGWHARAQHDPAHQWLRERFVRAATPHRAPAQERVPS; encoded by the coding sequence ATGGATATCCGGCGGGCGGACCTGCCCCTGCTCATTTCCCTGGACGTGTTGCTCGAGGAATTGAATGTGACACGTGCGGCCCGCCGTCTGAACGTGAGTCAGCCGGCGCTCTCCGCCCAGCTTGGCCGCTTGCGTGAGCTGTTCAAGGACCCCCTGCTCGTTCCTTCCGAGGCGGGTCGCGGAATGGCCCCCACGCCGCGGGCTCTCGAGTTGCAGCCGGCCTTGCACCAGGCGCTTCTCGACCTGCAAAGCGCCGTCGTGAACCGCGTTGAGTTCAACCCGCGGGAGGCGCAGCACCATTTCACGATCGCGCTCAACGACAACTTCTTCACGATCATCGGTCTCGCCGTGGCCCGGGAGATCCTCGAGCTCGCCGGACCCGGTATCCGTCTGAGCTTCGTCGCGCCGAACGAGGAGAACCTGACCTACCGGATGGAGCGTGGCGAGATCGACCTCTATATCGGCATCTCAACCAAGATTCCCGAAGCGCTCAAGAGCCGGCTCCTGCTCACCGACGAGTTCTGCTTCGCGCAGCGCAAGGAGCATCCAAGAGGCCGGGAGGCTCCCACGCTCGAAGACTACTGCCAGCTCAATCATGTCATGGTTTCCCAGGGAGGCCGCCTTCATAGCGCGATCGACGACGTCCTCGCGCGGCATGGCAAGGTGCGCCGTGTCGCCGTCACCGTCCCGAACTACAATCAGGTCGCACTCGTCCTCGCCGATACGGACTGTGTCGCCACACTCCCCAGGAGGCTTCTCCAGCGCTACGCGTCGGGCCTCGAGCTCCTGCCACTGCCCTTCCCGATGCCGCCATTCGACCTCGCGATGGGTTGGCATGCCCGTGCCCAGCACGATCCCGCGCACCAATGGCTGAGGGAGCGTTTCGTTCGCGCGGCCACCCCCCACCGGGCGCCGGCCCAGGAGCGGGTTCCATCGTGA
- a CDS encoding MBL fold metallo-hydrolase, which yields MRFHRLLLDSVAAVAALFSAALPLATEAASPATAGTSVAQRRAQVPGVYRYRVGDFQVTALSDGTVPQDLHVLLQGESPAEIDKMLHHAFLSNPVEASITAFLIDTGRRLILVDTGAGGLFGPGYGGKLLGSLKLAGYEPEQIDDILLTHIHTDHSGGLVSEGNRVFPNATVHVGRGDLDFFLNPANQGGVNGYDKKYFEEAVKTVGPYVKAGKVHAFSRETWLFPGIKAIPTPGHTPGHGFYRVESRGESITFIGDIVHVAAVQFPKTAITIVYDVRPSDAAAQRESQFAAAASDRALVAAPHLPYPGIGHIRAEERGYTFVPVDYRDRHEP from the coding sequence ATGCGTTTCCATCGACTTCTTCTCGACAGCGTAGCCGCGGTGGCGGCCCTGTTCTCCGCCGCCTTGCCACTCGCCACCGAGGCGGCGTCGCCTGCTACCGCCGGAACAAGCGTCGCCCAACGGAGGGCGCAGGTACCGGGTGTCTATCGTTACCGCGTCGGTGACTTCCAGGTGACCGCGCTGTCCGACGGCACCGTGCCGCAGGATCTGCACGTGCTCCTCCAGGGAGAATCACCCGCGGAGATCGACAAGATGCTCCACCATGCCTTCTTGAGCAATCCTGTCGAGGCTTCCATCACGGCCTTCCTGATCGACACGGGGCGCCGGCTGATCCTGGTCGATACCGGCGCCGGCGGCTTGTTCGGGCCGGGCTATGGCGGCAAGCTCCTCGGCAGCCTCAAGCTGGCGGGATACGAGCCAGAGCAGATCGACGACATCCTGCTGACGCACATCCACACGGATCACAGCGGCGGTCTCGTCAGCGAGGGCAACAGGGTGTTCCCCAATGCCACGGTGCACGTCGGCAGGGGGGATCTGGACTTCTTCCTCAATCCCGCGAACCAGGGCGGCGTCAATGGCTATGACAAGAAGTACTTCGAGGAGGCGGTCAAGACCGTTGGGCCCTACGTGAAGGCGGGGAAGGTTCATGCGTTCAGCCGGGAGACCTGGCTCTTCCCCGGCATCAAGGCCATCCCGACGCCCGGCCACACCCCCGGGCATGGCTTCTACCGGGTGGAGAGCAGGGGCGAGTCGATCACATTCATTGGCGACATCGTCCACGTGGCCGCCGTGCAGTTCCCGAAAACGGCGATCACGATTGTCTATGACGTCAGACCCAGCGACGCCGCGGCTCAGCGTGAGAGTCAGTTCGCCGCGGCGGCGAGCGACCGCGCGCTGGTGGCGGCACCGCATCTGCCGTACCCCGGGATTGGCCACATCCGCGCGGAGGAACGTGGCTACACGTTCGTGCCAGTGGACTATCGCGACCGCCATGAGCCCTGA
- a CDS encoding NAD(P)H-dependent oxidoreductase: MLLPTAVQVVIPGGLPGDVQGLRAASRVVAGAVSRSLHPRSPRAHAVSSCVTHTITTELEKLLRCDVLIFQFPLWWFSLPAILKGWVDRVFAMGTIYGGGQWFDAGKLRGKRAMLSLTTGGSEPIFSEAGLFGPLEQLLLPIHYGILRFTGFDVLPPFVAWSAAHVGDEGRARYLEQYGQRLVSLGSTEPLRFLPLSEYDPVTFTRRLG; this comes from the coding sequence GTGCTCCTCCCTACCGCCGTACAAGTCGTCATCCCGGGAGGGTTGCCCGGCGACGTCCAGGGGCTACGGGCTGCTTCGCGCGTGGTGGCGGGAGCTGTGTCCCGCTCGCTCCACCCTCGAAGTCCGAGAGCTCACGCTGTTTCTTCATGCGTCACCCATACCATCACGACCGAGCTCGAGAAGCTCCTGCGGTGCGATGTGCTCATCTTCCAATTCCCGCTCTGGTGGTTCTCCCTCCCGGCCATCCTCAAGGGCTGGGTGGACCGGGTGTTCGCCATGGGGACCATCTACGGTGGAGGCCAGTGGTTCGACGCCGGGAAGCTGCGGGGGAAACGGGCCATGCTCTCGTTGACCACGGGGGGCTCGGAGCCCATCTTCTCCGAGGCCGGGTTGTTCGGCCCCCTGGAGCAGCTGCTCCTCCCCATCCACTACGGCATCCTGCGTTTCACGGGGTTCGACGTCCTGCCCCCGTTCGTGGCCTGGAGCGCCGCGCATGTCGGAGACGAGGGGCGGGCCCGCTACCTCGAACAGTATGGCCAGCGGCTCGTCTCGCTCGGTTCGACGGAGCCGCTGCGTTTCCTTCCGCTCTCCGAGTACGACCCGGTGACGTTCACCCGCAGGCTGGGCTGA